A window of the Bacillus andreraoultii genome harbors these coding sequences:
- a CDS encoding CDP-glycerol glycerophosphotransferase family protein translates to MNKKVLKRRINFIKDPIQNYFVKENHKRVNVYAKYYDQLDIEKNTILYESRDGNSITDSPYAIFKYLLNNPQFKEYVHIWSVQDFDALDPVISKYKSIPNVKFVKRNSKDYIKYLASCEYVINNSTFQSFYIHKEGQKYINTWHGTPLKHMGFDIPGSPALSQNVLRNFLSADYILSPNPHTTKVFTESYKLDGLYEGKIIEAGYPRIDLTLNTNREAFINELYSAGLEIDRQKKNILYAPTWKGTNVSQANNDVLQIIADMKALEEKVGKDYNILVKVHPFLYKQALQYPELEKKLVPDYIDPNELQAVVDILITDYSSIFFDFLVTGRPILFYTWDADVYSEERGQYISNEDLPGPILYTCKELIEAIQNIDAVEKDYQKNYVNMQKQFTKYEDGKVTERIVNAIFNEQFNDVQVVTCLNPEKEKILIYPGGLRDNGITSSYINLMNNIDFNRFDVTCFTQAPKSEEILKNMNRVNKNVRFLFKPGLPAFSLWEIYKDKFVHNRGERGYLGKKLYPEKAYEREQKRLFGNTHFDYAIDFSGYSLYWAKYLLATDAKSKICFMHNDLLSDSERKINGKRPHRINLRGLFSVYHRFDKLVSVSKGTMELNRKNLIEYADYDKFDYVLNTINPEKILQIHTEDEIENESELNNIETENLKSNAILVNVKEFPVWNTLPGFLNARKFTLDDTFENAHISVIRMATVNDQLLFKFTYNHQVIGWIDSRAVELTYDEIISETEVDKLGMVSNVRGHQIWMKPYKMEDNIKVSGAHEYKGIIVSIDKEIETIHGIYCRINIKGKRIGWIDNRAIKIFNRCTILEDMRSFTKFKINMLRKWLISRNYGDYRGFINNLENRTLEESTFDEKTFAKIANPGTEKIWTKAYPNYNTKEKAAAVDYQNEIAEIKKIHKTKAGTYYNFSIAGKISGWLKEEVFEIIDEPILINEKKLLEEAKFITNGPHDVWDNYFGSGEAKQLHLNGDTVVTVTKEAVSTTGNYLFIELDGKELGWVRKGDLEITDILGLQVEGQFISYPNKNDLNFVNMGRLSPEKAQGNLIEAFAKFHHDVPNSKLYILGKGPLKDDLQSLINKLGLNDSVFLMGQLDNPFPFIKRCDCFVLSSHYEGQPMVLLESMTLGMKIVATDIVANRTVLENGRYGYLVEDSVEGLVEGLEYIANHPNYQPESFDYKTYNEEAMQTFLKALNG, encoded by the coding sequence GTGAACAAAAAGGTACTAAAACGAAGAATTAACTTTATAAAAGATCCCATTCAGAATTACTTTGTTAAGGAAAATCATAAACGCGTTAATGTTTACGCTAAGTATTATGATCAATTGGATATTGAAAAGAACACAATTTTATATGAAAGTCGTGACGGAAATAGTATTACTGACAGTCCGTACGCAATCTTTAAGTATTTATTAAACAATCCGCAATTTAAAGAGTACGTTCATATTTGGTCGGTACAAGATTTTGATGCATTAGATCCAGTAATATCAAAATATAAAAGTATCCCGAATGTTAAATTTGTAAAGAGAAATTCTAAGGATTATATAAAATACTTAGCTTCCTGTGAATATGTAATCAATAATTCAACATTTCAATCTTTTTACATTCATAAAGAGGGGCAAAAGTACATAAATACTTGGCACGGAACTCCATTAAAACATATGGGCTTTGACATTCCAGGTAGCCCAGCACTATCGCAAAATGTATTAAGGAATTTTTTATCAGCAGACTATATATTAAGTCCGAATCCTCATACAACAAAGGTTTTTACCGAAAGTTATAAATTAGATGGACTTTATGAAGGGAAAATTATCGAGGCAGGATATCCAAGGATTGACCTAACGTTAAACACGAATCGAGAAGCATTTATTAATGAATTGTATTCGGCAGGATTAGAAATTGACCGACAAAAGAAAAATATTTTATATGCTCCTACGTGGAAAGGAACTAATGTATCTCAAGCAAATAACGATGTATTACAAATTATTGCCGATATGAAGGCGTTAGAAGAAAAGGTTGGTAAAGATTATAATATACTTGTAAAAGTTCATCCGTTTCTCTATAAGCAAGCCCTTCAATACCCTGAACTAGAAAAGAAACTTGTGCCTGACTATATAGATCCAAATGAATTACAAGCGGTTGTTGATATTTTAATAACTGACTACTCAAGTATCTTCTTTGATTTCCTTGTTACAGGTCGACCGATATTATTTTATACTTGGGATGCTGATGTATATAGTGAGGAAAGAGGCCAGTATATTTCTAATGAAGATTTGCCAGGTCCAATTCTTTACACTTGTAAAGAATTGATAGAAGCAATTCAAAACATTGATGCAGTTGAAAAGGATTACCAAAAGAATTATGTTAATATGCAAAAACAATTTACAAAATATGAAGATGGTAAGGTTACTGAACGAATTGTTAATGCGATCTTTAATGAACAATTTAATGATGTTCAAGTTGTTACATGTTTGAATCCAGAAAAAGAGAAAATCCTCATTTACCCTGGGGGATTAAGAGATAATGGTATTACATCATCTTATATAAATTTAATGAACAATATTGATTTTAACCGTTTCGATGTCACTTGTTTTACACAAGCACCTAAATCAGAAGAAATTTTAAAAAATATGAATCGAGTAAATAAAAATGTCCGTTTCCTATTTAAACCAGGATTACCGGCCTTTTCACTTTGGGAAATTTATAAAGATAAATTTGTTCATAATCGTGGAGAAAGAGGATATTTAGGAAAAAAATTATATCCAGAAAAAGCTTATGAACGGGAACAAAAACGTTTATTTGGGAATACCCACTTTGATTATGCAATTGATTTTAGTGGTTACAGTTTATACTGGGCAAAATACCTGCTTGCGACAGATGCTAAAAGTAAAATTTGCTTTATGCATAATGATCTACTTTCAGACAGTGAAAGGAAAATTAATGGGAAGCGACCACATAGAATTAACTTAAGAGGTTTGTTCTCGGTCTATCATCGCTTTGACAAACTTGTTAGTGTTTCAAAAGGCACAATGGAATTAAACCGGAAAAATCTTATAGAATATGCGGATTACGATAAGTTTGACTATGTTTTAAATACGATAAATCCTGAAAAAATCCTTCAAATTCATACCGAAGATGAGATAGAAAATGAAAGTGAATTGAATAATATTGAAACTGAAAATCTGAAATCAAATGCAATATTGGTAAATGTAAAAGAATTTCCTGTTTGGAATACACTCCCAGGCTTTTTAAATGCAAGGAAATTTACATTAGATGATACGTTTGAAAATGCTCATATTTCAGTAATAAGAATGGCAACCGTTAATGATCAGCTTTTGTTTAAATTCACCTACAATCATCAAGTAATTGGCTGGATTGATAGTCGCGCGGTAGAATTAACGTATGACGAAATTATCTCTGAAACCGAAGTAGACAAATTAGGTATGGTGTCGAATGTACGAGGTCACCAAATTTGGATGAAGCCTTACAAGATGGAAGATAATATCAAGGTTTCCGGGGCACATGAATATAAAGGGATTATTGTATCTATCGATAAGGAAATCGAGACAATTCATGGAATATACTGCAGAATTAATATAAAAGGAAAGAGAATTGGATGGATAGATAATCGTGCAATAAAGATCTTCAATAGGTGTACCATTTTAGAGGATATGAGGTCATTTACAAAATTTAAGATTAATATGCTCCGTAAATGGCTGATTTCAAGAAATTACGGAGATTACCGTGGCTTTATAAACAATCTAGAGAATCGAACACTTGAGGAATCTACCTTTGACGAAAAAACTTTTGCAAAGATTGCCAACCCAGGAACGGAAAAGATTTGGACTAAGGCTTATCCAAATTACAATACGAAAGAAAAGGCAGCGGCTGTTGATTATCAAAATGAAATTGCAGAGATTAAAAAGATACACAAAACGAAGGCAGGAACCTACTATAATTTTAGTATTGCAGGTAAAATAAGTGGGTGGTTAAAAGAAGAGGTATTTGAAATTATCGATGAACCAATTTTAATAAATGAGAAGAAATTATTAGAAGAGGCAAAATTTATTACGAATGGGCCACATGATGTATGGGATAATTACTTTGGTTCTGGAGAGGCAAAGCAATTACATTTAAATGGTGATACTGTTGTGACTGTTACGAAAGAGGCCGTATCTACTACAGGGAATTATCTATTTATTGAGTTGGATGGAAAAGAACTTGGTTGGGTTCGGAAGGGTGATTTAGAAATTACAGACATTCTTGGTCTTCAAGTAGAAGGACAATTTATTTCGTATCCAAATAAGAATGATTTAAACTTTGTCAATATGGGACGGCTATCCCCAGAAAAGGCACAAGGTAATTTGATAGAAGCCTTTGCAAAATTCCATCATGATGTTCCAAATAGTAAGCTATATATTTTAGGGAAAGGTCCTCTAAAAGACGATTTGCAGTCTTTAATCAACAAACTTGGATTAAATGATTCGGTCTTTCTGATGGGGCAACTTGACAATCCGTTTCCATTTATTAAAAGATGTGACTGTTTTGTACTTTCTTCCCATTATGAAGGTCAGCCGATGGTACTACTGGAATCCATGACACTTGGAATGAAAATTGTCGCCACAGATATTGTTGCCAACCGAACTGTGTTAGAGAATGGTAGGTATGGATATTTAGTCGAGGATAGTGTTGAAGGTTTAGTAGAGGGATTAGAATATATCGCAAATCATCCTAATTATCAACCAGAATCATTTGATTATAAAACATACAATGAAGAAGCAATGCAAACATTTTTAAAAGCATTAAATGGCTAA
- a CDS encoding ISL3 family transposase: MQMNNNIIMPGLEDVKILKVEQMDDRLALFVEMEARTHTCPRCGAKTRQIHDYRMQKIKHLKWFERLCYIFYNKRRYRCDACEKRFPEKNNFVERYKRFTKEWNQAVNVRSVQAKTFKELAQQYGTSISTVIRRFDAFAENEVGEVKELPRVIAIDEYKGDTKEGKYQLIIANGDTREPLDILPNRKGKTISQYLRKYGANVEIVIMDMSHSFKSAVRKALDHPLIIADHFHFCRYIYWALDKVRRRIQSDWNDYDRKKCKKMRYVFYKDSAKLTENERWYLDRYRGMSKELDMAYQLKEAYCEWFKQAKENGSEGMRKTKEGLNTFYQLVRDTGVQEFLRSIRTFKNWEKEILNSFMYSYSNGFLEGINNHTKVIKRNAYGFRNFKRARARILLSHKYKGIGVHLG; the protein is encoded by the coding sequence GTGCAAATGAATAATAACATAATTATGCCAGGATTAGAAGACGTAAAAATACTAAAAGTGGAACAAATGGATGACAGATTAGCGTTGTTTGTTGAAATGGAAGCACGCACACATACTTGTCCTAGATGTGGTGCCAAAACACGACAAATTCATGATTATCGAATGCAGAAAATCAAGCATTTAAAGTGGTTTGAACGCCTCTGCTATATCTTTTATAACAAGAGACGATATCGTTGTGATGCTTGCGAGAAGAGGTTTCCTGAGAAAAACAATTTTGTGGAGCGTTATAAACGGTTTACCAAAGAGTGGAATCAGGCTGTAAACGTGAGAAGTGTTCAAGCCAAAACATTTAAGGAACTAGCTCAACAATATGGTACTTCGATTTCAACGGTTATAAGACGATTTGATGCATTTGCCGAAAATGAAGTAGGGGAAGTTAAGGAACTCCCGAGAGTAATCGCTATAGATGAGTATAAAGGGGATACCAAAGAAGGAAAGTATCAGTTAATCATCGCAAACGGAGATACAAGAGAGCCTTTGGATATATTACCGAATAGAAAAGGAAAAACAATATCACAATACTTACGAAAGTATGGGGCCAATGTAGAAATAGTCATTATGGACATGAGCCATTCCTTTAAATCGGCTGTACGAAAGGCCTTAGATCATCCACTAATTATAGCCGACCATTTTCATTTTTGTCGCTATATCTATTGGGCACTTGATAAAGTAAGAAGGCGGATTCAGTCAGATTGGAATGATTATGACCGGAAAAAGTGTAAAAAAATGAGATATGTATTTTACAAAGATAGTGCGAAACTAACCGAAAACGAGAGATGGTACCTAGATCGATACCGTGGTATGTCGAAGGAACTAGATATGGCGTATCAATTAAAAGAGGCTTATTGTGAATGGTTCAAACAAGCGAAAGAAAATGGTTCAGAAGGTATGCGTAAAACCAAAGAAGGCTTAAACACGTTTTATCAGTTAGTTAGAGATACTGGAGTGCAGGAATTTCTACGCAGCATACGGACGTTTAAAAACTGGGAAAAAGAAATTTTAAATAGTTTTATGTATAGCTATTCTAATGGATTTCTGGAAGGAATAAATAACCACACAAAGGTAATAAAACGGAATGCGTATGGTTTCAGAAACTTCAAACGAGCAAGAGCTAGAATATTGTTATCACACAAGTATAAAGGAATAGGGGTCCATCTAGGCTAG
- a CDS encoding methyl-accepting chemotaxis protein, with translation MLESLRDTLSKVNDSSEQVAASSQELSASAEENTAAATQVANLIADVNDKIEYQGKNTEESEHAIEEITKEIVSIAESVSTVADSSVEVKEQAHLGHDFVEKLSSQMNTIKQANNQTNEVIQHLENRSGEIGEIIQVITDIADQTNLLSLNAAIEAARAGEHGKGFAVVADEVRKLAESSRQSAKQISEIIGSIQGDTKRVADMMNHGNKEVNQGMHVATEASRTFNGIIAAIEKVNVEIEDLSATSEQLSASVQQVNAGIKEVSNLAQASSSSAEEIAAATEEQLASIEEITASATELSTMAERLKDAINKFKIR, from the coding sequence ATGTTAGAAAGTTTGCGGGACACACTTTCAAAAGTGAATGACAGCTCGGAACAAGTGGCAGCTTCATCACAAGAGTTATCCGCGAGTGCCGAAGAGAATACAGCTGCAGCAACTCAAGTGGCTAACTTAATAGCAGATGTGAACGATAAAATTGAATACCAAGGGAAAAATACAGAAGAAAGTGAACACGCAATTGAAGAAATTACAAAAGAGATTGTAAGTATTGCGGAAAGTGTATCCACTGTGGCAGACTCTTCCGTTGAAGTAAAAGAACAAGCGCATCTTGGTCATGACTTTGTAGAAAAGCTTAGTAGCCAAATGAATACAATTAAACAAGCGAACAACCAAACGAATGAAGTCATTCAACATTTAGAAAATCGATCAGGTGAAATTGGTGAAATCATCCAAGTCATCACCGACATCGCGGACCAAACAAATCTTCTTTCACTCAATGCAGCGATTGAAGCGGCAAGGGCGGGTGAACATGGGAAAGGATTTGCGGTTGTTGCTGATGAGGTGCGGAAGTTAGCCGAAAGTTCACGTCAATCGGCAAAACAAATTTCGGAAATTATTGGATCCATTCAAGGTGATACGAAACGCGTTGCCGATATGATGAATCATGGCAACAAAGAGGTTAATCAAGGGATGCATGTTGCAACAGAAGCGAGTCGAACATTTAATGGAATTATTGCTGCCATTGAAAAAGTGAACGTGGAAATTGAGGACTTATCGGCTACATCTGAACAACTATCCGCCAGTGTACAACAAGTGAATGCAGGAATTAAAGAAGTTTCAAATCTAGCTCAAGCTTCTTCCTCAAGTGCAGAGGAAATTGCGGCTGCTACTGAAGAACAACTTGCTTCAATAGAGGAAATAACTGCTTCTGCAACAGAATTATCAACGATGGCAGAACGGCTTAAAGATGCGATAAATAAGTTTAAAATTCGATAA
- a CDS encoding LCP family protein, giving the protein METRKDRSKKRKKRRGPFRLIRNAVLLVIVAVVGYAAYLYFLTGSIFSKSYEDDWKKSDLREERVDPTKDNVSVLIIGVDESDKRSGMGSYRSDTLMLATLNKKTNSVKLLSIPRDSYVYIKKVGYKTRINHAYAFGGTTGAIETVEDLLEVPVDYYVKVNFEAFMGVVDALGGITVDVPYEFKEQNSKDKAGAIHLMPGKQVLDGEEALALARTRKKDNDIERGKRQQEIIKAIVEKAASLKSVLKYDDMLQVVGENMKTNITFGEMRSFLSYGLNSEPQIESLNLKGSDDWSTGAYYYKLDEESLAETKEVLRKHLEL; this is encoded by the coding sequence ATGGAAACGAGAAAAGATCGAAGTAAAAAACGGAAGAAAAGACGCGGGCCATTTCGGTTGATTCGAAATGCCGTGTTACTTGTGATTGTCGCTGTCGTTGGCTATGCAGCTTATCTTTACTTTTTAACCGGCAGCATTTTTTCCAAATCATATGAAGATGACTGGAAGAAGTCGGATTTGCGTGAAGAACGAGTAGATCCCACGAAAGATAATGTGTCGGTCTTAATTATCGGTGTCGATGAAAGTGATAAACGTTCCGGAATGGGAAGTTACCGGTCAGACACATTAATGTTAGCGACATTGAATAAGAAAACAAATAGTGTGAAGTTGCTTAGTATCCCGCGTGACTCATACGTGTATATTAAAAAAGTTGGATACAAGACACGAATTAATCATGCCTACGCATTTGGTGGTACAACTGGCGCGATTGAAACAGTAGAAGACTTGTTGGAAGTGCCTGTTGATTATTATGTGAAAGTAAACTTTGAAGCGTTTATGGGGGTTGTCGATGCGCTTGGCGGAATTACTGTTGACGTCCCGTACGAATTTAAAGAACAAAACTCAAAAGATAAAGCAGGTGCGATTCACTTAATGCCAGGAAAACAAGTTCTCGATGGTGAAGAAGCATTAGCCCTTGCCAGAACAAGGAAAAAAGACAACGACATCGAACGTGGGAAACGACAACAAGAAATTATTAAAGCGATTGTTGAGAAGGCTGCATCACTGAAATCGGTCTTGAAATATGACGATATGTTGCAAGTCGTTGGCGAAAATATGAAAACGAATATTACCTTTGGTGAAATGAGAAGCTTTTTGAGCTATGGATTGAATAGCGAGCCACAGATTGAATCGTTGAATCTAAAAGGTAGCGATGACTGGAGTACTGGTGCATACTACTATAAGTTAGATGAAGAATCGTTGGCAGAAACGAAAGAAGTCCTACGAAAACATTTGGAGTTGTAG
- a CDS encoding CDP-glycerol glycerophosphotransferase family protein, whose amino-acid sequence MVRELLISIYLIFYRVLFTIFRLFPIKDKIVFVASFTDNNLYIYRELERKQFPGEVVFLCKKSCLASIEKSVSVPVYAIETGKLLDEIKAAYHLMTAKTVIVDNYYGFLAVANFRRDVECIQIWHAVGAVKNFGYLDPMAATRSKRAQQRFSAVYRRFHKIVVGSDIFAEIFMKAFGANEDQFLRFGYPRTDFFFQTDLHEDRKAKFFKKYPMYKNKKIILYAPTFRPNMEDNQLVLDIEEMYKQLKDEYVLFIRMHPSVELPELENLQDKDFVVNFSKGPSINDLLLVSDYLITDYSSIPFEYVILNKPIIFYPYDLEEYEKNPGLWDIYENIVPGPIAYKTKEVISIILLNDFPFDAYRSFKVEWNEYNNGRSSQNMVNYLFERHLIEGTFIKGKGF is encoded by the coding sequence ATGGTTAGGGAATTGCTAATTTCCATTTACTTGATATTTTATCGAGTTTTATTTACGATTTTTCGATTGTTTCCTATAAAGGATAAAATTGTGTTCGTTGCCAGTTTTACGGATAACAATTTGTATATTTATCGAGAATTAGAGAGAAAACAATTTCCAGGGGAAGTTGTTTTTCTTTGTAAAAAAAGTTGTTTGGCGAGTATCGAGAAGTCCGTTTCGGTGCCAGTGTATGCAATTGAGACGGGTAAGCTGTTGGACGAAATAAAGGCTGCTTATCATTTAATGACGGCGAAAACAGTGATTGTTGATAATTATTATGGCTTTTTAGCGGTGGCTAATTTTCGACGAGATGTGGAATGTATTCAAATATGGCATGCTGTTGGGGCAGTAAAAAATTTTGGTTATTTAGATCCAATGGCAGCTACACGCTCAAAACGAGCACAACAGCGATTTTCAGCTGTCTATCGTCGCTTTCATAAAATAGTCGTAGGTTCAGATATATTTGCAGAAATATTTATGAAGGCTTTTGGAGCGAATGAAGATCAGTTTTTACGTTTTGGGTATCCGCGGACAGATTTCTTTTTTCAAACGGACTTACATGAGGATAGAAAGGCAAAGTTTTTTAAAAAGTATCCGATGTACAAAAATAAAAAGATTATTTTATATGCCCCAACATTTCGACCGAATATGGAAGATAATCAATTGGTGCTTGATATCGAGGAAATGTACAAACAATTAAAAGACGAGTATGTTCTCTTTATTCGGATGCATCCAAGTGTTGAATTACCTGAGTTAGAAAACTTACAGGATAAGGATTTTGTCGTAAACTTTTCAAAAGGTCCATCGATTAACGATTTATTACTTGTTTCCGACTATTTAATTACAGATTACTCATCAATCCCATTCGAATACGTGATATTAAATAAACCAATAATTTTTTATCCGTATGACCTGGAAGAATACGAGAAAAACCCAGGACTTTGGGATATTTATGAAAACATTGTTCCTGGACCAATTGCTTATAAAACAAAAGAAGTTATTTCTATCATTCTGCTAAATGATTTTCCTTTTGACGCTTATCGTAGTTTCAAAGTAGAATGGAACGAGTATAATAATGGTAGGTCTTCGCAAAACATGGTGAATTACTTATTTGAACGCCATCTTATAGAGGGTACGTTCATCAAAGGTAAAGGATTTTGA
- a CDS encoding bifunctional metallophosphatase/5'-nucleotidase — MGKGIRVRIAVVLAVLFFGVSLPTLFAEEQDTYALSIIHTNDTHAHLDTIANRVTAVKWLREIRPDALLLDAGDVFQGTLYFHAFKGQADVKFMNIMKYDAMTFGNHEFDLGATKEGHDALVNFVKAAKFPFVSANVDFSKDPKFHRLFYDRIVTNPKKGKIYRGIVKKKNGERIGIFGLTTEKTVNMSSPAPIEFENYLEEAEKAVQDFEEMGVNKIIVLSHLGYDDGDVNDVTLAKRVQGIDVIVGGHTHTTLKKPVVIRKDAAGKEKEPTVIVQTGSRNTNIGLLDVEFNREGVVKNVDGGLFPVADFPSDRKASKLLKKYKEKVDDVADDDIGLKLKKPLANPRLGDGDRTSVRSNETILGNLITDGMLQAAKKEDREVSLALLNGGGIRSEIDAGPVTTGDVIKVLPFSDTLVITELAGADLKKIFEMSVRNVPRENSGFLHIAGGKIEFDSSKQAGERVKNVYVKKGRGFVEVEDDAVYKIVTNSYLARGGEGYEPFAESYKAGKMVDLGITDWENFREYLSQLENVPNKVDGRVVDVRKKKK; from the coding sequence ATGGGAAAAGGTATACGTGTGAGAATCGCGGTGGTGTTGGCTGTACTCTTTTTTGGAGTGAGTTTGCCCACATTATTTGCGGAGGAGCAAGATACATATGCACTATCAATTATTCATACAAACGATACACACGCTCATCTGGATACGATTGCTAATCGAGTAACAGCGGTGAAGTGGTTGCGGGAGATTCGGCCAGATGCGCTCTTACTCGATGCGGGCGATGTATTTCAAGGGACATTATATTTTCATGCTTTTAAAGGACAGGCCGACGTCAAATTTATGAATATCATGAAATATGATGCGATGACATTTGGGAATCATGAATTTGATCTTGGTGCGACAAAAGAAGGTCATGATGCGTTAGTGAACTTTGTTAAGGCGGCAAAGTTTCCGTTCGTTAGTGCGAATGTAGATTTTTCTAAAGACCCGAAATTCCACCGGTTGTTTTATGATCGAATCGTGACGAATCCAAAAAAGGGGAAAATTTATAGAGGAATAGTGAAGAAAAAGAATGGTGAGCGGATTGGGATTTTTGGCCTAACGACGGAAAAAACTGTGAACATGTCGAGCCCAGCACCGATTGAGTTTGAAAATTACTTAGAAGAGGCGGAAAAAGCTGTACAGGACTTTGAAGAAATGGGTGTGAATAAAATTATCGTATTATCGCATCTTGGCTATGATGATGGCGATGTGAATGATGTGACTTTGGCGAAAAGGGTACAGGGTATTGATGTAATCGTAGGTGGTCATACGCATACGACATTGAAAAAACCAGTAGTGATTAGAAAAGATGCGGCTGGTAAGGAAAAGGAGCCGACAGTCATCGTTCAAACAGGGTCACGGAATACAAATATTGGGCTGCTTGATGTCGAGTTTAATCGTGAAGGTGTTGTTAAAAATGTAGATGGTGGTCTGTTTCCGGTAGCTGATTTTCCAAGTGACCGTAAAGCGAGCAAATTGTTGAAGAAGTATAAGGAAAAAGTAGACGATGTTGCGGATGACGATATCGGTTTAAAGTTGAAGAAACCGTTAGCGAATCCGCGACTTGGCGATGGTGACCGTACGAGTGTAAGAAGTAATGAAACGATACTTGGAAATTTAATTACAGACGGCATGTTGCAGGCGGCGAAAAAAGAAGATAGGGAAGTAAGTTTGGCGTTGCTGAACGGGGGAGGAATTCGTTCGGAAATTGATGCTGGTCCAGTTACGACAGGAGATGTGATTAAAGTACTTCCGTTTAGCGATACATTAGTCATTACGGAACTGGCGGGTGCGGATTTGAAGAAGATTTTTGAAATGAGTGTTCGAAATGTCCCGCGGGAAAATAGTGGATTTTTGCATATCGCAGGAGGAAAAATAGAGTTTGATTCATCTAAGCAGGCAGGGGAACGAGTTAAGAATGTGTATGTGAAGAAGGGTCGCGGTTTTGTTGAAGTCGAGGATGATGCTGTGTATAAGATTGTGACGAATTCGTATTTAGCTCGCGGTGGAGAAGGTTATGAACCGTTTGCCGAGAGTTATAAGGCTGGGAAGATGGTGGATCTTGGGATTACCGATTGGGAAAATTTCCGCGAGTATTTGTCACAGTTGGAAAACGTGCCGAATAAGGTGGACGGCCGAGTCGTGGACGTTCGAAAAAAGAAGAAGTAG
- a CDS encoding SGNH/GDSL hydrolase family protein, whose product MLQRILVVLSFIAFIAITIVGGIYWNNQQNEVIQGKVKVEAQETERGEQSGTVADANRTELQAKVKNLPKSAQTAFLRAYDENKQVRIAFVGSLSLGKGIGGWSDLVSEELAEAYDDLVTISTYQIDGSSNEFIVKGMADEVAEEKFDIVMFEPFTLKDNGTIGIDNSLKNLTTAIEALKEANSNITIIIQPPNPIFGAVNYPRQVEEDLKGYAEENDLPFFDHWDKWPDYQTQELLKYLDKEGMPNGDGHALWAEAIMNYFVAED is encoded by the coding sequence ATGTTACAACGGATTTTAGTTGTTCTATCCTTTATTGCTTTTATTGCCATTACCATTGTTGGTGGGATATATTGGAATAACCAGCAAAATGAAGTCATCCAAGGCAAAGTAAAGGTAGAGGCACAAGAAACAGAAAGAGGCGAACAATCAGGAACGGTTGCCGACGCGAATCGGACCGAGTTACAAGCGAAAGTAAAGAATTTACCAAAATCTGCTCAAACTGCTTTTCTTCGCGCTTATGATGAAAATAAACAAGTACGTATCGCATTTGTCGGATCACTTTCACTTGGAAAAGGTATTGGCGGCTGGAGTGATCTCGTTTCTGAAGAACTTGCTGAGGCGTATGATGACTTAGTTACGATTTCTACTTATCAAATCGATGGTTCTTCAAATGAATTTATTGTGAAAGGCATGGCTGATGAAGTTGCCGAGGAGAAATTCGATATTGTCATGTTCGAACCTTTTACTTTAAAGGATAACGGAACAATTGGGATTGACAATTCCTTAAAAAATTTAACAACAGCCATAGAAGCTCTTAAGGAAGCGAACTCAAATATTACGATTATTATTCAACCACCAAACCCAATCTTTGGTGCGGTTAATTACCCGAGACAAGTAGAAGAGGACTTAAAAGGTTATGCTGAGGAAAATGATCTTCCCTTTTTTGACCATTGGGACAAATGGCCAGATTATCAAACACAAGAACTGTTGAAGTATTTGGACAAGGAAGGCATGCCGAATGGTGATGGACATGCATTATGGGCAGAAGCGATTATGAATTATTTTGTCGCGGAAGATTAG
- the tagD gene encoding glycerol-3-phosphate cytidylyltransferase, whose product MKKVLTYGTFDLLHHGHINLLRRAKELGDYLVVGISSDEFNRIKGKKSYYSYEERKLILEAIRYVDEVIPEHTWEQKVEDVQKHNIDVFVMGDDWKGKFDFLSEYCDVVYLPRTVGISTTQIKKELKAANNG is encoded by the coding sequence ATGAAAAAGGTACTTACTTACGGTACGTTTGATTTACTACATCATGGCCATATCAATTTATTGCGTCGGGCGAAGGAATTGGGCGATTATTTAGTTGTTGGCATATCCAGTGACGAATTTAATCGAATTAAAGGAAAAAAGTCTTATTATAGCTATGAAGAACGGAAATTGATTTTGGAAGCAATTCGCTATGTTGATGAAGTGATTCCTGAACATACGTGGGAACAAAAAGTGGAAGATGTGCAAAAACACAATATTGATGTGTTTGTTATGGGGGATGACTGGAAAGGTAAATTTGATTTCCTTAGTGAATATTGTGACGTCGTCTATTTACCTCGAACAGTTGGCATTTCTACAACACAGATTAAAAAGGAATTGAAGGCAGCGAATAATGGTTAG